Proteins found in one Polyodon spathula isolate WHYD16114869_AA chromosome 10, ASM1765450v1, whole genome shotgun sequence genomic segment:
- the LOC121322056 gene encoding beta-crystallin A2-like, with protein MNTQRMEEIGQWKITVWEEENFQGKRCEFIMECQNIMERGFHKIRSVKVENGPWVGFEYPEYLGQQFILEKGDYPRWEAWSGNSGYRTEHMVSFRPIRCANHSDSKVTLYDCEDFQGRKFEMCDDYPSLQAMGWCSKEVPSIKVNSGSWVAYQYPGYRGYQYILERDRHNGEYRNYNEYSTQAHTNQIQSIRRIQH; from the exons atgaacacacaacgGATGGAAGAAATAGGACAGTGGAAAATCACTGTTTGGGAGGAGGAGAACTTCCAAGGAAAACGTTGTGAGTTCATCATGGAGTGTCAAAACATCATGGAGAGAGGATTTCACAAGATTCGCTCTGTCAAGGTGGAGAACGGCCC CTGGGTAGGATTTGAATATCCTGAGTACCTGGGCCAACAGTTCATTCTGGAGAAAGGTGACTATCCTCGCTGGGAGGCCTGGAGTGGGAACAGTGGTTACAGGACTGAACACATGGTGTCTTTCCGACCAATCCGCTGCGCT AACCACAGTGACAGCAAGGTGACTCTGTATGACTGTGAGGATTTCCAGGGTCGCAAGTTTGAAATGTGTGATGATTACCCTTCTCTGCAAGCCATGGGGTGGTGCAGCAAGGAGGTTCCTTCCATTAAAGTCAATTCGGGGTC ttgggTAGCTTACCAGTACCCAGGATACCGTGGATACCAGTACATcctggagagagacagacacaatGGAGAGTACAGAAACTACAATGAGTACAGCACCCAGGCTCACACCAACCAAATCCAATCAATTCGCAGAATCCAGCACTAA